One window from the genome of Paracoccus zhejiangensis encodes:
- a CDS encoding saccharopine dehydrogenase C-terminal domain-containing protein, which produces MTIHWIGTGLSAIPGLRRLIREGRPVVVWNRTEAKAREAVGDLTDDIRAYSPEALAGAVTKGDIIVSMLPADQHVALAQMAIEKGARFVSSSYIAPEMAALDAAAKAAGVAVVNEVGLDPGIDHIMAHELVADYRQVAKPGDVISFTSYCGGVPKYINTFRYKFSWSPLGVLRALRSPSKSIRGGETRDVSRPWLAVETYDAPLPTPERFEVYPNRDSLPFLGQYGFDPDWTVDEFVRGTIRLKGWKEAWTPVFEEIETLQGEAGEARLRAMAEEFWRANAYAPGEADRVVLFVALKAERGGKTVWHKEWVLDAHGDRAGSAMAKLVSIPVALAVEAVADGRIAPGVHAAPEDPELVAGWLVEVGQIAQHLAKVNHLKA; this is translated from the coding sequence ATGACCATCCACTGGATCGGCACCGGTCTTTCCGCCATTCCCGGCCTGCGCCGCCTGATCCGCGAGGGGCGGCCGGTCGTGGTCTGGAACCGCACCGAGGCCAAGGCGCGCGAGGCGGTCGGCGACCTGACCGACGACATTCGCGCCTATTCGCCCGAGGCACTGGCAGGCGCGGTGACCAAGGGCGACATCATCGTCTCGATGCTGCCCGCCGATCAGCATGTGGCGCTGGCCCAGATGGCGATCGAAAAGGGCGCGCGCTTCGTCAGCTCCAGCTATATCGCACCCGAGATGGCGGCGCTTGACGCGGCGGCCAAGGCGGCGGGCGTCGCGGTGGTGAACGAGGTCGGGCTGGACCCCGGCATCGATCACATCATGGCGCATGAGCTGGTGGCCGATTACCGGCAGGTGGCCAAGCCGGGCGATGTCATCAGCTTCACCTCCTATTGCGGGGGCGTGCCGAAATACATCAACACCTTCCGCTACAAGTTCAGCTGGTCGCCGCTTGGCGTGCTGCGGGCGCTGCGCTCGCCGTCGAAATCGATCCGGGGCGGCGAGACCCGCGACGTGTCCCGGCCCTGGCTGGCGGTCGAGACCTATGACGCGCCCTTGCCCACGCCGGAACGCTTCGAGGTCTATCCCAATCGCGACTCGCTGCCCTTCCTCGGGCAATACGGGTTCGATCCGGACTGGACGGTCGATGAATTCGTGCGGGGCACCATCCGCCTGAAAGGCTGGAAGGAAGCCTGGACCCCGGTCTTCGAGGAGATCGAGACGCTGCAGGGCGAGGCCGGCGAGGCGCGACTGCGGGCGATGGCCGAGGAATTCTGGCGCGCCAATGCCTATGCCCCGGGCGAGGCCGACCGGGTGGTGCTGTTCGTGGCGCTGAAGGCCGAACGCGGCGGCAAGACCGTCTGGCACAAGGAATGGGTGCTCGACGCGCATGGCGACCGGGCGGGATCGGCCATGGCCAAGCTCGTCTCGATCCCGGTGGCGCTGGCGGTCGAGGCGGTGGCCGACGGTCGGATCGCACCGGGCGTTCATGCCGCGCCCGAGGATCCCGAACTGGTGGCGGGCTGGCTGGTCGAGGTCGGCCAGATCGCCCAGCATCTGGCCAAGGTGAACCACCTGAAGGCGTGA
- a CDS encoding DUF3775 domain-containing protein, which yields MLQIAPDKIAHVIIRAREYGSSIDAWADNGQRRQYGTRTELHDFIESLNEDEQASLVAVMWIGRDSFDAEDLDEAIATARAERTTPTEDYLMGDPQLADYLEAGMEALGLSPEAAEDELQKPV from the coding sequence ATGCTGCAGATTGCCCCGGACAAGATCGCCCATGTCATCATCCGCGCCCGCGAATATGGCAGCAGCATTGATGCCTGGGCCGATAACGGCCAGCGCCGCCAATATGGCACCCGGACCGAACTGCATGATTTCATCGAAAGCCTGAACGAGGACGAGCAGGCCAGCCTGGTCGCGGTCATGTGGATCGGCCGCGACAGCTTTGACGCCGAGGATCTGGACGAGGCCATCGCCACCGCACGGGCGGAACGCACCACGCCGACCGAGGATTACCTGATGGGCGACCCGCAACTGGCCGATTACCTCGAGGCCGGAATGGAAGCGCTTGGCCTCTCGCCCGAGGCGGCCGAGGACGAGTTGCAGAAGCCGGTCTAG
- the mutL gene encoding DNA mismatch repair endonuclease MutL → MNSQAPHIRPVIRQLDEAAANRIAAGEVVERPASAVKELVENALDAGATRIDITIADGGKSLIRVSDDGCGMLAEDLPLALARHATSKIDGSDLLNIRSFGFRGEALPSLGAVGRLTITSRAAGADGASITVAGGRMQPVRPASGNRGTVVELRDLFFATPARLKFMRTDRAEAQAIADVVKRLAMAEPYVGFTLTDGDRVVFRADAEQGELFGALQARLARVMGRDFIDNALPIDATRDEITLTGFAALPTYSRGAAVAQHVYVNGRPVRDKLLTGAMRAGYMDVLASGRHPAAVLFLTCDPQLVDVNVHPAKAEVRFRDPGLARGLVVSALRHALAGAGHRASSTVGTATLGAFRVEPEGVAPPRPYQMDYRPSASARRASLDLQAPVFEAPVFESPGFAESPSARFEPMPETVPEPVAAPLGAARAQIHENYIIAQTEDGLVIVDQHAAHERLVYERLKAQAEENGIASQSLLIPEIVELSEAEAAQILSIAGDLAELGLVIEPFGGGSVAVREVPALLTRLNAGALIRDILDDLDDQGASDRLRGRIDAVLSSMACHGSVRSGRRMTADEMNALLREMERVPKSGQCNHGRPTWVKLPLADIERLFGRKD, encoded by the coding sequence ATGAACAGTCAGGCACCCCATATCCGCCCTGTTATCCGGCAGTTGGACGAGGCCGCCGCGAATCGCATCGCGGCTGGCGAGGTGGTGGAACGTCCTGCTTCGGCGGTGAAGGAACTGGTCGAGAACGCGCTGGATGCCGGCGCGACCCGCATCGACATCACCATCGCCGATGGCGGCAAGAGCCTGATCCGGGTCAGCGATGACGGCTGCGGCATGCTGGCCGAGGACCTGCCCTTGGCACTGGCGCGCCATGCCACCAGCAAGATCGACGGCTCGGACCTGCTGAACATCCGCAGCTTCGGCTTTCGCGGCGAGGCCCTGCCCAGCCTTGGCGCGGTGGGGCGGCTGACCATCACCTCGCGCGCCGCGGGCGCGGACGGGGCCAGCATCACCGTGGCCGGTGGGCGGATGCAGCCCGTGCGCCCTGCCAGCGGCAATCGCGGCACCGTGGTCGAGCTGCGCGACCTGTTCTTCGCCACGCCCGCGCGGCTGAAATTCATGCGCACCGACCGCGCCGAGGCGCAGGCCATCGCCGATGTGGTCAAGCGCCTTGCCATGGCCGAGCCCTATGTCGGCTTCACCCTGACCGATGGCGACCGCGTGGTGTTTCGTGCCGATGCCGAGCAGGGGGAGCTGTTCGGCGCGCTGCAGGCGCGACTGGCCCGCGTCATGGGCCGCGACTTCATCGACAATGCCCTGCCGATCGACGCCACCCGCGACGAGATCACCCTGACCGGCTTTGCCGCCCTGCCCACCTATTCGCGCGGCGCGGCGGTGGCGCAGCACGTCTATGTCAACGGCCGCCCGGTGCGGGACAAGCTGCTGACCGGGGCGATGCGGGCGGGTTACATGGATGTGCTGGCCTCGGGTCGGCATCCGGCGGCGGTGCTGTTCCTGACCTGTGACCCGCAGCTGGTCGATGTGAACGTCCACCCAGCCAAGGCCGAGGTGCGCTTCCGCGATCCCGGTCTGGCGCGCGGCCTCGTGGTCAGTGCGCTGCGGCACGCACTGGCGGGGGCCGGGCATCGCGCCTCGTCGACGGTTGGCACGGCGACGCTCGGGGCCTTCCGGGTCGAGCCGGAAGGTGTCGCCCCCCCCCGCCCGTACCAGATGGATTATCGCCCCTCGGCCAGCGCCCGACGCGCCTCGCTGGACCTGCAGGCGCCGGTCTTCGAGGCCCCCGTTTTCGAGAGCCCCGGTTTCGCCGAATCCCCCTCGGCCCGGTTCGAGCCGATGCCAGAGACCGTGCCCGAACCCGTCGCCGCGCCTCTCGGCGCCGCCCGCGCACAGATCCACGAGAATTACATCATCGCCCAGACCGAGGACGGGCTGGTCATCGTCGATCAGCACGCCGCCCATGAGCGGCTGGTCTATGAACGGCTGAAGGCGCAGGCCGAGGAGAACGGCATCGCCAGCCAGTCGCTGCTGATCCCCGAAATCGTCGAGCTGTCCGAGGCCGAGGCCGCGCAGATCCTGTCCATCGCCGGGGATCTCGCAGAACTGGGGCTGGTGATCGAACCCTTCGGCGGCGGCAGCGTCGCCGTGCGCGAGGTGCCGGCACTGCTGACCCGGCTGAACGCCGGCGCGCTGATCCGCGACATCCTTGACGATCTGGACGATCAAGGCGCCTCGGACCGGCTGAGGGGGCGGATCGATGCGGTGCTCTCATCCATGGCCTGCCATGGTTCGGTCCGCTCGGGCCGGCGGATGACGGCGGACGAGATGAACGCGCTGCTGCGCGAGATGGAACGGGTGCCGAAATCCGGCCAGTGCAACCATGGCCGGCCCACCTGGGTCAAATTGCCACTGGCCGATATCGAGCGATTGTTCGGCCGCAAGGATTGA
- a CDS encoding PQQ-dependent sugar dehydrogenase, translating into MKRIALTAASALLASAACAQDFNSEAPNVPDQQPAFEGQTRAPVLADDLRLSTEAVAEGLENPWGMAELPDGAWLVTERPGRMRLVAADGSLSEPITGLPEVDNRDQGGLLDVAVANDFAETRRVWWSFSEPREEGKTGTAVGTGTLSADGTAMEDVRVIFQQQPAWDSAMHYGSRLVFDNEGALYVTTGERSHPEPRQLAQDVTTHLGKVLRISPDGGAAPGNPAIEGGQPEIWSYGHRNLQAAALAPDGTLWTVEHGPRGGDELNHPKAGRNYGWPVITYGQEYSGDPIGEGQTAAEGMEQPVYYWDPVIAPSGMEFYQGEMFPEWQGDALVGGMGALALVRLELDGERVTGEARHLPDIGRVRDVDVASDGAVMLLIDDPEGSMIRVTRAE; encoded by the coding sequence ATGAAACGCATTGCCCTGACCGCCGCCTCGGCCCTTCTGGCCAGCGCCGCCTGCGCCCAGGATTTCAACAGCGAGGCGCCGAACGTGCCCGATCAGCAGCCCGCCTTCGAGGGTCAGACCCGTGCGCCCGTGCTGGCCGATGACCTGCGGCTTTCGACCGAGGCCGTGGCCGAGGGGCTGGAAAACCCCTGGGGTATGGCGGAATTGCCCGATGGCGCCTGGCTGGTGACCGAGCGGCCGGGCCGGATGCGTCTTGTCGCTGCGGATGGCAGCCTCTCCGAACCCATCACCGGCCTGCCCGAGGTCGACAACCGGGATCAGGGTGGCCTTCTGGACGTGGCCGTTGCCAATGATTTCGCCGAGACCCGCCGGGTCTGGTGGAGTTTCTCGGAGCCGCGCGAAGAGGGCAAGACCGGCACCGCCGTCGGCACCGGCACCCTCTCTGCCGATGGAACGGCAATGGAGGATGTTCGCGTCATCTTCCAGCAGCAGCCGGCCTGGGATTCGGCCATGCATTACGGCTCGCGGCTGGTCTTCGACAACGAGGGCGCGCTCTACGTCACCACCGGCGAGCGTTCGCATCCCGAGCCGCGCCAGCTGGCGCAGGATGTGACCACGCACCTGGGCAAGGTGCTTCGGATCAGTCCGGATGGCGGCGCGGCCCCCGGCAACCCGGCGATCGAGGGCGGTCAGCCGGAAATCTGGTCCTATGGCCACCGCAACCTGCAGGCGGCGGCGCTGGCGCCCGATGGCACGCTCTGGACAGTCGAGCATGGCCCGCGCGGCGGGGACGAGCTGAACCACCCGAAGGCCGGCCGGAACTATGGCTGGCCGGTCATCACCTATGGACAGGAATACAGCGGCGATCCAATCGGCGAGGGCCAGACGGCAGCGGAGGGGATGGAGCAGCCGGTCTATTACTGGGACCCGGTCATCGCTCCGAGCGGGATGGAATTCTACCAGGGCGAGATGTTCCCCGAATGGCAGGGCGATGCGCTGGTCGGCGGCATGGGCGCGCTGGCGCTGGTGCGGCTGGAACTTGACGGCGAGCGGGTGACCGGCGAGGCGCGTCATCTGCCGGATATTGGCCGGGTGCGCGATGTGGACGTCGCCAGCGACGGGGCGGTGATGCTGCTGATCGACGATCCCGAGGGCAGCATGATCCGCGTGACGCGGGCCGAGTGA
- a CDS encoding M16 family metallopeptidase, translating into MRALLLTAALTALPAVALAEMPEGISHFTLPNGLETVVIEDHRAPVVVQMLWYKIGSADEAPGKSGIAHYLEHLMFKGTDKLAPGELSKTVTANGGNDNAFTSYDFTTYFQRIAADRLPLIMEMESDRMANLKIGEDDWQAEREVVLEERAQRTDSDPSALFGEERNAVQFYNHPYGRPVIGWRSEMEGLTRDDAIAWYDAHYAPNNAVLVLAGDVTPERARDLAEQYYGPIAAEDHIAPRVRPQEPEQDSPRRMSRVDPRVAQPTMIRTTLAAERNPGDQKTAAALTVLSELLGGSMQTSVLGRELALPGKVLWVGAGYDGLAVDPTTFYLSMVPADNVTPEEAEAQFDAVLAKFLETGPDPEDLERVKTGIRAAKIYAQDSAHGRAYDYGQGLATGLTVEDVNDWPNILDAVTAEDVMAAAREVLDSDASVTGWLLPEPPAETEAGTPATTKAAPKEEKQG; encoded by the coding sequence ATGCGCGCCCTTCTTCTGACCGCCGCCCTGACCGCCCTGCCGGCGGTCGCGCTGGCCGAGATGCCCGAGGGCATCAGTCATTTCACCCTGCCCAACGGGCTGGAAACCGTGGTGATCGAGGATCACCGCGCCCCGGTCGTGGTGCAGATGCTGTGGTACAAGATCGGCTCGGCCGACGAGGCACCGGGCAAATCGGGCATCGCGCATTACCTGGAACACCTGATGTTCAAGGGCACCGACAAGCTGGCGCCGGGCGAGTTGTCGAAGACCGTGACCGCCAATGGCGGCAATGACAACGCCTTCACCTCCTATGATTTCACCACCTATTTCCAGCGCATCGCCGCCGATCGCCTGCCGCTGATCATGGAGATGGAATCCGACCGGATGGCCAATCTGAAGATCGGCGAGGATGACTGGCAGGCCGAGCGTGAGGTGGTGCTTGAGGAACGCGCCCAACGCACCGACAGCGACCCGAGTGCGCTGTTCGGCGAGGAACGCAACGCCGTGCAGTTCTACAACCATCCCTATGGCCGCCCGGTGATCGGCTGGCGTTCCGAGATGGAGGGGCTGACCCGCGACGACGCCATCGCCTGGTATGACGCGCACTATGCCCCGAACAATGCCGTGCTGGTACTGGCCGGTGACGTGACGCCGGAACGGGCGCGCGATTTGGCGGAACAGTATTACGGTCCCATCGCCGCCGAGGATCACATCGCCCCCCGCGTCCGCCCGCAGGAACCCGAACAGGATTCGCCCCGCCGGATGAGCCGGGTCGATCCGCGCGTGGCGCAGCCCACGATGATTCGCACCACCCTGGCGGCCGAGCGCAATCCCGGCGACCAGAAGACGGCGGCGGCGCTAACAGTGCTGTCGGAACTGCTGGGTGGGTCGATGCAGACCTCGGTTCTGGGGCGCGAGCTGGCACTGCCCGGCAAGGTGCTGTGGGTGGGCGCGGGCTATGACGGGCTGGCGGTAGATCCGACCACCTTCTACCTGTCGATGGTCCCCGCCGACAACGTGACGCCCGAGGAGGCCGAGGCGCAGTTCGACGCCGTGCTGGCGAAATTCCTCGAGACCGGCCCCGATCCCGAGGACCTGGAGCGGGTCAAGACCGGCATCCGCGCCGCCAAGATCTATGCCCAGGATTCGGCCCATGGCCGCGCCTATGATTACGGGCAGGGACTGGCCACCGGGCTGACCGTCGAGGATGTGAACGACTGGCCGAATATCCTGGACGCCGTGACCGCCGAGGATGTGATGGCCGCCGCCCGCGAGGTGCTGGACAGCGACGCCAGCGTCACCGGCTGGCTGCTGCCCGAACCGCCCGCCGAGACCGAGGCCGGGACGCCGGCAACCACCAAGGCCGCCCCCAAAGAGGAGAAACAGGGATGA
- a CDS encoding MBL fold metallo-hydrolase yields MPMTRRSSLKLGAAALSMAALPRHVFAQDANSYAVEGGNVVIHPVDHASMVIETPGGVIWVDPVGGAEKYAALPPAGLILITHEHGDHYDAPTLEGIGGAAPIITNPAVHAMLPEALKARATAMENGAQAMQGAIGIEAIPAYNLTEDRLQYHPQGRDNGYVLTLGGKRVYIAGDTEDIPEMKGLTGIEVSFLPMNLPYTMTVEQAAAGVEGFKPAFVYPYHHKGSDVQAFKTLVEAGGSGSQVVIANWYPGG; encoded by the coding sequence ATGCCGATGACCCGCCGTTCCAGCCTGAAGCTCGGCGCCGCCGCGCTGAGCATGGCCGCGCTGCCACGTCATGTCTTTGCGCAAGACGCCAATTCCTATGCCGTCGAGGGCGGCAATGTGGTGATCCACCCGGTCGATCACGCCTCGATGGTGATCGAGACCCCGGGCGGGGTGATCTGGGTCGACCCGGTCGGCGGGGCCGAGAAATATGCCGCCCTGCCGCCGGCCGGCCTCATCCTCATCACCCATGAGCACGGCGATCACTACGACGCGCCGACGCTGGAAGGCATCGGCGGCGCCGCCCCGATCATCACCAATCCCGCCGTCCATGCGATGCTGCCCGAGGCGCTGAAGGCCCGCGCCACGGCGATGGAGAACGGCGCGCAGGCGATGCAGGGCGCCATCGGCATCGAGGCCATCCCGGCCTACAACCTGACCGAGGACAGGCTGCAATATCACCCGCAGGGGCGCGACAATGGCTATGTCCTGACCCTAGGCGGCAAGCGCGTCTATATCGCCGGCGATACCGAGGACATCCCCGAGATGAAGGGCCTGACCGGCATCGAGGTTTCCTTCCTTCCGATGAACCTGCCCTATACCATGACGGTCGAGCAGGCGGCGGCAGGGGTCGAGGGCTTCAAGCCGGCTTTTGTCTATCCCTATCACCACAAGGGCAGCGATGTTCAGGCCTTCAAGACCCTGGTCGAGGCTGGGGGCTCGGGCTCGCAGGTGGTGATCGCCAACTGGTATCCGGGGGGATAA
- a CDS encoding saccharopine dehydrogenase produces the protein MTHLWVRAESRPNEDRVGITPEGVAALIAQGMTVTVEESPSRVIPIEDYRKAGADIAPAGAWVDAPDEAIIFGLKELPEDGTPLKHRHIMFGHAFKGQPAGRVLLKRFKAGGGSLYDLEYLLDENGRRLAAFGYWAGFAGAAVSLKAWAAQQQGSICGPVRSWPDKEAMMTDLRAALDGTGRPRPSTIVIGANGRVGTGASDLLTAMGCSVTKWDMAETASGGPFPQILMHGVFINAILANPGCPVFVPAEAVHPGRALSVIGDVACDPTSEFSPIKVYDRTTTWAEPVLRVTDHPVLDVMAIDNLPSMLPRESSLDYAAQLLPVLSRLDAIDAGPWGGANDLFTKHQSEV, from the coding sequence ATGACGCATCTCTGGGTCCGGGCGGAAAGCCGCCCCAATGAAGACCGGGTGGGCATCACCCCCGAAGGCGTAGCGGCGCTAATCGCCCAAGGCATGACTGTGACGGTCGAAGAGAGCCCCAGCCGGGTCATCCCGATCGAGGATTACCGCAAGGCCGGGGCTGATATTGCCCCCGCCGGCGCCTGGGTCGATGCGCCGGACGAGGCGATCATCTTTGGCCTCAAGGAACTGCCCGAGGATGGCACGCCGCTGAAACACCGCCACATCATGTTCGGCCATGCCTTCAAGGGCCAGCCGGCGGGGCGGGTGCTGCTGAAGCGGTTCAAGGCCGGCGGTGGCAGCCTCTATGACCTCGAATACCTCTTGGACGAGAACGGCCGGCGGCTGGCGGCCTTCGGCTATTGGGCCGGGTTCGCGGGTGCGGCGGTCTCGCTGAAGGCCTGGGCGGCGCAGCAGCAGGGCAGCATCTGCGGCCCGGTGCGCAGCTGGCCCGACAAGGAGGCGATGATGACCGACCTGCGCGCGGCGCTGGACGGGACCGGCCGCCCGCGCCCCTCGACCATCGTCATCGGGGCCAATGGCCGGGTGGGCACGGGCGCCAGCGACCTGCTGACGGCGATGGGCTGTTCGGTGACAAAATGGGACATGGCCGAGACCGCCAGCGGCGGACCCTTCCCGCAGATCCTGATGCACGGCGTCTTCATCAATGCCATCCTCGCCAATCCCGGCTGCCCGGTCTTTGTCCCGGCAGAGGCGGTGCATCCCGGCCGGGCGCTGTCAGTCATCGGCGACGTGGCCTGCGACCCGACCAGCGAGTTTTCCCCGATCAAGGTCTATGACCGCACCACGACATGGGCCGAGCCAGTGCTGCGGGTGACCGATCACCCGGTTCTGGACGTGATGGCAATCGACAACCTGCCCTCGATGCTGCCGCGCGAAAGCAGCCTCGACTATGCCGCCCAGCTTCTGCCGGTGCTGAGCCGGCTGGACGCCATCGACGCCGGCCCCTGGGGCGGCGCAAACGACCTGTTCACCAAGCATCAAAGCGAGGTCTGA
- a CDS encoding M16 family metallopeptidase, protein MIRAAYALILTLLALPAQAIEIQNVTSPAGIKAWLVEDHSIPFTAISLDFRGGASLEAPGKRGAINLMTATLEEGAGPMDSTAFAQELEALGARLNFDVSDDELSINLSALTEHRDESAELLRLALTQPRFDADAVERVRAQVQAIIRSEATEPQSIAAKEMAHQAWGDHPYGSSVNGTQKSLAALTQQDLIAAKNRVLARDRVVVGAAGDITPEELGVLLDTILGGLPETGTAPLPEPASLQLTPGVTVVDWDSPQTIVTFSGPGLPIDDPDYFAATVANHIMGGGGFSSRMMDEIREKRGLTYGIGTGLATGIYGQTWAGGMASANEKVAEGVDLIRQEWGRMAEGVTDKELTDAKTYLTGEYALRFDGNGKIAGILAGMQLIGLPIDYVNTRNGMVEAVTKEDVQRVAERLLKSDDLRFVLVGRPVGVTDDAAAAEASAESAPQTN, encoded by the coding sequence ATGATCCGCGCCGCTTACGCCCTGATCCTGACACTCCTGGCCCTGCCGGCACAGGCCATCGAGATCCAGAACGTAACCTCGCCCGCCGGCATCAAGGCCTGGCTGGTCGAGGATCACTCGATCCCCTTCACCGCCATCTCGCTCGATTTCAGGGGCGGCGCCTCGCTGGAGGCCCCCGGCAAGCGCGGGGCCATCAACCTGATGACCGCAACGCTGGAGGAAGGCGCCGGGCCGATGGATTCCACCGCCTTCGCGCAGGAACTCGAGGCGCTTGGCGCAAGGTTGAATTTCGATGTCAGCGATGACGAGCTGTCGATCAATCTCAGCGCGCTGACCGAACATCGCGACGAATCTGCCGAACTCCTGCGCCTTGCGCTGACCCAGCCGCGCTTTGACGCCGATGCGGTCGAGCGGGTGCGCGCGCAGGTGCAGGCGATCATCCGCTCCGAGGCGACCGAGCCGCAAAGCATCGCCGCCAAGGAAATGGCGCATCAGGCCTGGGGCGATCACCCCTATGGCTCGTCGGTGAACGGCACGCAGAAATCGCTGGCGGCGCTGACCCAGCAGGATCTGATTGCCGCCAAGAACCGGGTGCTGGCGCGCGACCGGGTGGTCGTGGGCGCGGCGGGCGACATCACCCCCGAGGAACTGGGCGTGCTGCTGGACACCATCCTCGGCGGGTTGCCGGAAACCGGCACCGCGCCCCTGCCCGAACCGGCGAGCCTGCAACTCACGCCGGGCGTGACCGTGGTTGACTGGGACAGCCCGCAGACCATCGTGACCTTCTCCGGGCCGGGCCTGCCGATCGACGATCCCGATTACTTCGCCGCCACGGTCGCCAATCACATCATGGGCGGCGGCGGATTTTCCTCGCGGATGATGGACGAGATCCGCGAGAAACGCGGGCTGACCTATGGCATCGGCACCGGGCTGGCGACCGGCATCTATGGCCAGACCTGGGCCGGCGGCATGGCCAGCGCCAATGAAAAGGTGGCCGAGGGCGTCGATCTGATCCGGCAGGAATGGGGCCGCATGGCCGAGGGCGTCACCGACAAGGAACTGACCGACGCCAAGACCTACCTGACCGGGGAATATGCGCTGCGCTTTGACGGCAATGGCAAGATCGCGGGCATCCTCGCCGGGATGCAGCTGATCGGCCTGCCCATCGACTACGTCAACACCCGCAACGGCATGGTCGAGGCGGTGACGAAAGAGGATGTGCAGCGCGTGGCCGAGCGTTTGCTCAAGTCAGATGACTTGCGCTTCGTGCTGGTCGGCCGGCCCGTGGGCGTCACGGATGATGCGGCAGCGGCCGAGGCGAGCGCCGAATCCGCGCCGCAGACGAACTGA
- a CDS encoding PQQ-dependent sugar dehydrogenase — MLRSTGMALCLVCVGPAMAQDFNEYPPNAAGQAPAFEGQTRAPLLTDEIALETTTVVEGLEHPWGMAELPDGSWLVTERPGRLRMVSPEGALSAPITGLPEIDPRGQGGLLDVVVNDDFPETRRVWWSFAEPRAKWKSLIRGRNYAASRTAVATGTLSEDGTAIENAEVIFRQDPAWHGNSHFGSRLVFDPEGALFVTTGDRSDPEASPLAQDPGTHIGKVLRLAPEGGPAAGNPEIEGGQPKVWSLGHRNLQAAALAPDGHLWTVEHGPQGGDELNRPEPGGNYGWPVISYGQDYSGAPVGEGQTEAEAMEQPVYYWDPVIAPSGMAFYTGEMFPEWSGDALIGGLAGMALVRLRLADGKVIGEARHLQDIGRVRDVEVASDGAIMLLIDDPEAPMIRVTRGNGDAS, encoded by the coding sequence ATGTTGCGATCTACCGGAATGGCCCTGTGCCTCGTTTGCGTCGGCCCCGCCATGGCGCAGGATTTCAACGAGTACCCGCCCAATGCCGCGGGACAGGCCCCCGCCTTCGAGGGCCAGACCCGCGCGCCGCTGCTGACCGATGAGATCGCGCTGGAAACGACCACGGTGGTCGAGGGGCTGGAACATCCCTGGGGCATGGCCGAACTGCCGGATGGCAGCTGGCTGGTCACCGAACGCCCGGGCCGGTTGCGCATGGTTTCCCCGGAAGGCGCGCTGTCGGCGCCGATCACCGGGCTGCCCGAGATCGATCCGCGCGGGCAGGGCGGTTTGCTGGACGTGGTCGTCAACGATGATTTCCCCGAGACCCGCCGCGTCTGGTGGAGCTTTGCCGAACCGCGCGCCAAGTGGAAAAGTCTGATCCGAGGCCGCAACTACGCGGCCAGCCGCACCGCCGTCGCCACCGGCACCCTGTCCGAGGATGGCACCGCCATCGAGAATGCCGAGGTGATCTTTCGGCAGGACCCGGCCTGGCACGGCAATTCGCATTTCGGCTCGCGGCTGGTCTTTGACCCCGAGGGCGCGCTGTTCGTGACCACCGGCGACCGCTCGGACCCCGAGGCGAGCCCGCTGGCGCAGGATCCGGGCACGCATATCGGCAAGGTGCTGCGCCTTGCCCCCGAAGGCGGACCGGCGGCGGGCAATCCCGAGATCGAGGGCGGCCAGCCCAAGGTCTGGTCACTTGGCCATCGCAACCTGCAGGCTGCCGCACTGGCGCCTGACGGTCATCTGTGGACTGTGGAACACGGCCCGCAGGGCGGGGACGAGCTGAACCGACCCGAGCCGGGGGGCAATTACGGCTGGCCGGTCATCAGCTATGGTCAGGACTACAGCGGCGCGCCGGTCGGCGAGGGCCAGACCGAGGCCGAGGCGATGGAGCAGCCGGTCTATTACTGGGACCCGGTCATCGCCCCCAGCGGCATGGCCTTCTATACCGGCGAGATGTTCCCCGAATGGTCGGGCGACGCGCTGATCGGCGGGCTCGCCGGCATGGCGCTGGTGCGGCTGCGGCTGGCCGATGGCAAGGTCATCGGCGAGGCGCGGCACCTGCAGGATATCGGCCGGGTGCGCGATGTCGAGGTCGCCAGTGACGGCGCCATCATGCTGCTGATCGATGATCCCGAGGCGCCGATGATCCGGGTGACGCGAGGCAACGGCGACGCGTCCTAG